The following are encoded in a window of Oncorhynchus tshawytscha isolate Ot180627B unplaced genomic scaffold, Otsh_v2.0 Un_contig_5174_pilon_pilon, whole genome shotgun sequence genomic DNA:
- the LOC121843854 gene encoding E3 ubiquitin/ISG15 ligase TRIM25-like, giving the protein MAQQGVLLDQDQFCCSVCLDLLKEPVTIPCGHSYCRSCIEGCWDQDVLKGVYSCPQCRETFTPRPNLRKNNMLAELVEKLRKTGLQAAPPPALCYAGPGDVACDFCTGTRKQKALMSCLVCLASYCETHLQPHYESPALKKHKLVKATAQLQEKICSHHDKLLEVYCRTDQQCICYLCTMDEHKGHDTVSAAAERTEKQRQLGMSQQKVQQRFQEREKELKELQQAVESLKRSAQSAVEDSDQIFTELIRSIERRSSEVKELIRAQEKAQVSQAEGLLEQLKQEIAELRKRSTELEQLSHTEDHIHFLQIPVSSHWTQTQQAHTSLCLKGTESIIDQLVGSVLIDVFSVTWSCMENGPGTKGQFRTSQPTTSWYHLLSTKLYGLVSQTQINPSPGLNSMFNVDVQETGPKCVIFHPPILLSPATLNLSSRWCC; this is encoded by the exons ATGGCTCAACAGGGAGTTCTGCTGGACCAGGACcagttctgttgttctgtctgtctggatctaCTGAAGGAGCCGGTCACTATTCCCTGTGGACACAGTTACTGTAGGAGCTGTATTGAGGGCTGCTGGGATCAGGATGTTCTGAAAGGGGTCTATAGCTGtcctcagtgcagagagacttTCACTCCAAGGCCTAATCTGAGGAAAAATAACATGTTGGCTGAGCTGGTGGAGAAACTGAGGAAGACAGGACTCCAGGCTGctccccctcctgctctgtgCTATGCTGGACCTGGAGATGTGGCGTGTGATTTCTGCACTGGGACCAGAAAGCAGAAAGCCCTCATGTCCTGTCTGGTGTGTCTGGCCTCTTACTGTGAGACTCACCTCCAACCTCACTATGAATCTCCTGCTTTGAAGAAGCACAAGCTGGTCAAAGCCACCGCACAACTACAGGAGAAGATCTGCTCTCATCATGACAAACTGCTGGAGGTTTACTGTCGTACCGATCAGCAGTGTATCTGTTATCTGTGTACAATGGATGAACATAAAGGCCATGATACAGTGTCAGCTGCAGCAGAGAGGACTGAGAAACAG AGGCAGCTGGGGATGAGTCAGCAGAAGGTCCAGCAGAGattccaggagagagagaaggagctgaAGGAGCTCCAACAGGCTGTGGAGTCTCTCAAG cgctCTGCACAGTCagcagtggaggacagtgatcagATCTTTACTGAGCTGATCCGCTCCATTGAGAGAAGGAGCTCTGAGGTGAAGGAGCTGATCAGAGCCCAAGAGAAGGCTCAAGTGAGTCAAGCTGAAGGACTCCTGGAGCAACTGAAGCAGGAGATAGCTGAGCTGAGGAAGAGAAGCACTGAGCTggagcagctctcacacacagaggatcACATCCATTTCCTCCAG attcctgtcagctcacactggacccaaacacagcaggcacacacctctctctgtctgaagggAACAGAAAG TATCATTGATCAGCTTGTTGGCTCGGTCCTAATTGATGTGTTCTCTGTCACCTGGAGCTGCATGGAAAATGGTCCAGGAACTAAAGGACAATTCAGGACTAGTCAGCCCACTACAAGCTGGTATCACTTACTTTCTACTAAACTATATggtctggtttcccagacacagattaatcctagtcctggactaaacagTATGTTCAATGTAGATGTCCAGGAAACCGGCCCTAAATGTGTCATCTTTCATCCTCCCATACTGCTCAGTCCAGCAACATTAAACCTGTCCAGCAGGTGGTGCTGTTGA